The following coding sequences are from one Paenibacillus sp. FSL R5-0912 window:
- a CDS encoding asparagine synthase-related protein — MSAIAGIYSMQHGPLDPELGPRLMQQLQRYPADDDRSWRAEGLFLGCRSQWITPQSRNEILPYYDPQRGLAIVADAIIDNRSELFGQLQVVREDRDSIPDSLLILLAYEKWGGEAPVHLVGDFAFMIWDARKRTLFGARDFSGNRTLYFRRSGREFSFCTVIHPLLALPDGQQGLNEGWISEYLASQARNDVADMFSTVYQGVEQLPPSHSVTVSAKGVSFSQYYTFRTPNPLRLRGNGEYEEAFREVFGQAVRDRLRTHLAVGANLSGGLDSGSVVSFAAEELRRRGKPLFTFSSYPLDNFTGFKLGQRVTDERPYIQETIDHVGNIQPSFLNFPDRSPYGEIDEWLDIMEMPYKFIENSYWLKGIYEQAQMKGAGVLLSGQRGNWSISWGPALDYQAKLLREFHWISFYRENKLYSRSMGASRKKMLKIVGRKVFPGLGQLISGKQEAPPELIHPEFARRTGVQEKLRELEGIPSSQTVYDIRRQHFQQPHIWNVNGTAATKLSLKYRVWDRDPTNDLRVINFCLSVPEGQYVQNGVDRSLIRRAMEGRLPDKVRLNQTRRGIQGADGITRMLPQWQMFLQELKEMLQDPRISSYLNHAGLAGCLDRLGSEPAPLLIFNTDFRLLTRGLVFYRFLKRVT; from the coding sequence ATGAGCGCAATCGCCGGGATCTATTCTATGCAGCATGGGCCGCTGGACCCGGAGCTGGGTCCGCGCCTTATGCAGCAGCTGCAGCGTTATCCGGCTGATGATGACAGGTCCTGGAGGGCGGAGGGACTCTTCCTCGGCTGCCGTTCGCAGTGGATTACCCCACAGTCAAGGAATGAGATTCTCCCCTATTATGATCCGCAGCGCGGGCTGGCGATTGTGGCTGATGCAATCATTGATAACCGCAGCGAACTGTTCGGACAACTTCAGGTTGTCCGGGAAGATCGTGATTCCATTCCAGACAGTCTGCTGATTCTCTTGGCCTATGAGAAATGGGGGGGAGAGGCGCCGGTTCATCTGGTCGGTGACTTTGCCTTCATGATCTGGGACGCACGCAAGCGGACGCTGTTTGGGGCGAGGGATTTCTCGGGTAACCGGACGCTTTACTTTCGCCGGTCCGGCAGAGAGTTCTCCTTCTGTACCGTAATTCATCCCTTGCTGGCTTTGCCTGATGGTCAGCAGGGTCTGAACGAAGGCTGGATTTCAGAGTATCTGGCGAGCCAGGCCCGGAACGATGTGGCAGATATGTTCTCCACGGTTTATCAAGGGGTGGAACAGCTGCCGCCTTCCCACTCGGTTACAGTCAGCGCGAAGGGGGTCTCCTTCTCCCAGTATTACACCTTCCGGACTCCGAATCCATTAAGGCTTCGCGGTAACGGCGAATACGAGGAAGCGTTCCGTGAGGTATTTGGGCAGGCAGTCAGAGATCGGCTGCGGACCCATCTCGCCGTAGGCGCCAATCTGAGCGGCGGACTGGATTCCGGCTCAGTGGTCAGCTTCGCTGCAGAGGAGCTCCGCCGCCGCGGCAAGCCATTATTTACATTCAGCTCTTATCCGCTTGACAATTTTACAGGTTTTAAACTAGGCCAGCGGGTCACCGATGAGCGTCCATATATTCAAGAGACCATCGACCATGTGGGGAACATTCAGCCCAGCTTCTTGAACTTTCCTGACCGGAGCCCTTATGGTGAAATTGACGAATGGCTGGATATTATGGAGATGCCCTACAAATTCATTGAGAATTCCTATTGGCTCAAAGGCATATATGAACAAGCACAAATGAAAGGCGCCGGTGTTCTGCTCAGCGGACAACGGGGCAACTGGAGTATCTCCTGGGGGCCTGCACTGGATTACCAGGCGAAGCTGCTGCGCGAATTTCACTGGATCTCCTTCTACCGGGAGAACAAGCTTTACAGTCGTTCGATGGGGGCAAGCCGCAAGAAAATGCTGAAGATTGTCGGCCGCAAGGTGTTCCCCGGCCTGGGCCAGCTGATCTCCGGGAAGCAGGAGGCCCCTCCAGAGCTGATTCATCCTGAATTCGCACGGCGGACAGGGGTGCAAGAGAAGCTGAGAGAGCTTGAGGGAATTCCTTCGTCTCAGACGGTATACGATATCCGCAGACAGCATTTCCAGCAGCCGCATATCTGGAATGTGAATGGAACGGCAGCTACCAAGCTGTCGCTGAAGTACAGGGTATGGGATCGTGACCCTACGAATGATCTGCGTGTCATCAACTTCTGCCTATCTGTCCCTGAAGGGCAATACGTCCAGAACGGAGTGGACCGCTCGTTAATCCGCCGGGCCATGGAAGGACGGCTGCCGGACAAGGTCAGACTAAACCAGACGCGGCGCGGTATACAGGGAGCAGATGGGATTACACGTATGCTGCCCCAATGGCAGATGTTCCTGCAGGAGCTAAAGGAGATGCTTCAGGACCCCCGGATTTCCTCTTACTTGAATCATGCCGGGCTCGCCGGGTGTTTAGACCGGCTGGGTAGTGAGCCCGCACCATTATTAATATTCAACACGGATTTCCGCCTTCTTACGAGAGGACTGGTGTTCTACCGCTTTCTGAAGCGTGTGACCTGA
- a CDS encoding paeninodin family lasso peptide, with protein MKKEYSKPALEVLDVKMTMAGPGIAIADSFQSDPEEIVNHS; from the coding sequence ATGAAAAAGGAATACAGCAAGCCTGCATTGGAAGTTCTGGATGTTAAAATGACTATGGCTGGACCTGGGATCGCTATTGCCGACTCCTTCCAATCGGATCCGGAAGAAATCGTTAATCACTCCTAG
- a CDS encoding lasso peptide biosynthesis PqqD family chaperone: MDTAAVLSLDSVLVQREGNIASDMDGEKVMLNVKNGKYYNLGEVGGEIWEALASPVSIRRIAEIMQEIFEVPAELAQQDVVDFVQNLLNEDLVAIVNGP, encoded by the coding sequence ATGGATACAGCAGCAGTCCTGTCCCTTGATTCGGTTCTGGTTCAGCGGGAAGGCAATATCGCCAGTGACATGGATGGCGAGAAGGTGATGCTGAATGTGAAGAACGGTAAGTATTACAACCTTGGCGAGGTCGGGGGCGAGATCTGGGAAGCCTTGGCTTCACCGGTGTCCATCCGCCGGATTGCCGAGATCATGCAGGAGATCTTTGAGGTTCCGGCGGAGCTGGCACAGCAGGACGTAGTTGATTTTGTGCAGAATCTGCTGAATGAGGATCTTGTCGCCATCGTCAACGGGCCATGA
- a CDS encoding lasso peptide biosynthesis B2 protein has translation MITLRRIGLLLKYDKAALALIPEALWRLFLVRIQLLFPFAKTAPQLGVKSLETPAVSKDTDIPRIQQITKAIRVISRYTPWKSTCMVRAVAGLKMLEKRGIESTLYMGVARDKQGQMIAHAWLRSGAYYVSGDDAMQGFVVVEKFAKVLQAE, from the coding sequence ATGATTACCCTCCGGCGCATCGGTTTACTGCTGAAGTATGACAAAGCCGCGCTGGCGCTGATTCCTGAGGCGTTATGGCGGCTTTTCCTGGTTAGAATCCAGCTGCTATTTCCTTTTGCCAAGACGGCTCCGCAGCTCGGGGTGAAATCCCTGGAGACTCCGGCGGTATCCAAAGACACGGATATTCCCCGCATTCAGCAGATCACGAAGGCCATTCGGGTGATCAGCCGCTATACGCCCTGGAAAAGCACCTGTATGGTCAGAGCCGTAGCCGGTCTGAAGATGCTGGAGAAGCGGGGGATTGAGAGCACTCTCTATATGGGGGTGGCGCGGGATAAGCAGGGACAGATGATTGCCCATGCCTGGCTGCGAAGCGGGGCGTATTATGTCTCCGGTGATGATGCCATGCAGGGATTCGTGGTTGTGGAGAAATTCGCCAAAGTGTTACAAGCTGAGTGA
- a CDS encoding ABC transporter ATP-binding protein → MQAIIYYFRQLQRLSGAKLYLNLSGMVISGLLESSAILLLVPMLGMAGIQLGGTATTGLHLPMLGFISELPQTTALLLVLGSYVLIVLCQNLISRSVAIRNVEIQQTYGRQLRYEVYSALLRAEWSFFLKKRTSDLINVMTTELARVLAGISCFLQFLTSLLFTLVQIGFAFWLSPKMTLSVLVCAVLLSLFSRRFIRKAKKLGSRSTELGKTYLGGITDQLNGIKDIKSNNLEHSRLEWLHAFTGEVKQEQLDYTRLRSNSQLLYKLSSTLLIAVFIFVSFRFMQAEGPNLLLVILVFTRLWPTFSTLQSLMEQLASVLPSFKQLQLLQDECLAAVEHDRVEGGEAVAPMILKHSLEARNVDFRYHPHESEYSLQNVNVLIPARKMTAIVGRSGAGKSTLVDLLMGLMQPETGEILADGAPITGERLLSYRRSIGYVAQDPFLYNATIRDNLTMIKPDAEEAELWEALEFASSADFVRKLPDGLDTLLGDRGVRLSGGERQRLVLARAIIRKPSILVLDEATSALDTENEKRIQEALERLKASVTVIVIAHRLSTIRGADQILVIDQGRVIQQGIYSGLASEKGGMFSRLLSGQEEAI, encoded by the coding sequence ATGCAAGCGATAATCTATTATTTCCGGCAGCTTCAGCGCTTGTCGGGAGCTAAACTATATCTCAACTTGTCCGGTATGGTGATCAGTGGTCTGCTGGAGAGCTCTGCCATATTGCTGCTTGTACCTATGCTGGGTATGGCTGGTATTCAGTTAGGCGGCACAGCCACCACCGGTCTTCATCTTCCGATGCTTGGCTTCATCTCCGAACTGCCGCAGACCACGGCGCTCCTGCTGGTGCTTGGCAGTTATGTATTGATTGTGCTCTGCCAGAATCTGATCTCACGGTCCGTGGCCATCCGCAATGTGGAGATTCAGCAGACCTACGGCAGACAGCTGCGTTATGAGGTATACAGCGCGTTGCTGAGGGCCGAATGGTCTTTTTTTCTGAAAAAGCGCACCTCCGATCTGATCAACGTGATGACCACGGAACTGGCCAGAGTGCTTGCCGGCATCAGCTGCTTCCTGCAGTTTCTTACCTCGCTGCTATTCACGCTGGTGCAGATCGGCTTCGCCTTCTGGCTGTCCCCCAAGATGACGCTCTCCGTACTCGTCTGCGCTGTCCTGCTGTCCCTGTTCTCCCGCCGCTTCATTCGTAAGGCTAAGAAGCTGGGCAGCCGCAGCACGGAGCTTGGCAAGACCTACTTGGGCGGAATTACGGATCAGCTGAACGGAATCAAGGATATCAAAAGCAATAATCTGGAGCATTCCCGGCTGGAGTGGCTGCATGCCTTCACCGGAGAGGTGAAGCAAGAGCAACTGGACTATACCCGCCTGCGTTCGAACTCACAGCTGCTGTACAAGTTGTCCTCTACACTGCTGATTGCCGTGTTTATCTTTGTCTCCTTCCGGTTTATGCAAGCAGAGGGTCCTAATCTGCTGCTGGTTATTCTGGTATTTACCCGGCTGTGGCCGACATTCTCTACCCTGCAGTCGCTGATGGAGCAGCTCGCCTCCGTACTGCCCTCCTTCAAGCAGCTGCAGCTGCTGCAAGACGAATGTCTTGCCGCTGTGGAGCATGACCGGGTGGAAGGCGGGGAAGCTGTAGCCCCTATGATCTTGAAGCATAGTCTTGAAGCTAGAAATGTTGACTTCCGCTATCATCCGCATGAATCGGAGTATTCGCTTCAGAACGTAAATGTCTTGATTCCGGCCCGGAAGATGACCGCCATAGTTGGACGTTCGGGCGCCGGGAAGAGCACGCTCGTTGATCTGCTCATGGGACTGATGCAGCCGGAGACCGGCGAGATCCTGGCTGACGGTGCGCCTATCACAGGTGAGAGGCTGCTGTCCTACCGGAGATCCATCGGGTATGTTGCGCAGGACCCTTTTCTGTACAATGCGACCATCCGCGACAATCTGACGATGATCAAGCCGGATGCGGAGGAAGCGGAATTGTGGGAGGCGCTGGAGTTTGCGTCTTCGGCTGACTTTGTCCGCAAGCTTCCGGATGGACTGGATACGCTGCTCGGCGACCGCGGCGTACGCCTGTCCGGCGGGGAACGGCAGCGTCTGGTGCTCGCGCGCGCGATTATCCGCAAGCCGTCCATCCTTGTGCTCGATGAAGCGACAAGTGCGCTCGATACCGAGAACGAGAAGCGGATTCAGGAGGCACTGGAGCGCCTGAAGGCTTCCGTGACGGTCATCGTCATTGCCCACCGCCTGTCCACCATCCGGGGAGCTGATCAGATTCTGGTCATCGACCAGGGACGGGTGATCCAGCAGGGGATATACAGCGGCCTGGCTTCAGAGAAGGGCGGCATGTTCAGCCGTCTGCTTAGCGGGCAGGAGGAAGCAATATAG
- a CDS encoding nucleotidyltransferase domain-containing protein, with protein MSERPTLDKGSLSKETLLLLALLTSENINETAHQNPRLFTGLDWDVFLRLTLHHRVYPYLYPKLSRMDGDVIPASVLERIKMEYRRNTVQMLQLSGEMSNLGTQLAELNIRCLFLKGPVLAQALYGDISLRTSRDLDFLVPMAQLQDTEALLIRLGYVKEETFESILGDWKWREHHTTFNHPVSKIKAEVHWRLSPGPSKEPDFDTLWKHARTSSPFGRNVHYLGQEDLFLFLAAHGARHGWSRLRWLLDIKMLLLQQPDSAVLTRLLRRYNYSAVGGQALILAAGLLEAEIEPGLSALTDQPKARSLAQRALFYVARMVNLHNPPLEPEVERHYKYYQPAILSRWHQVLYVTGFMYPYAADAKTLPLPEVLHFLYFPLRPFLWSWRKMTGAEKRI; from the coding sequence ATGAGTGAACGGCCTACCCTCGATAAGGGGAGCTTATCTAAGGAAACATTACTTCTTCTTGCGCTTTTAACTTCTGAGAATATCAATGAAACGGCACACCAGAATCCGCGGCTGTTCACGGGCCTGGACTGGGATGTATTCTTGCGGCTTACCTTGCATCACCGGGTATATCCATATTTGTACCCGAAGCTCAGCCGGATGGATGGGGATGTGATTCCTGCCAGCGTCCTGGAGCGGATAAAAATGGAATATCGCCGCAATACCGTCCAGATGCTTCAGCTCAGCGGTGAAATGAGTAATCTCGGCACTCAGCTGGCCGAATTGAATATCCGCTGCCTGTTCCTCAAGGGTCCGGTGCTTGCGCAGGCGTTGTACGGAGATATCTCGCTGCGGACCTCACGGGACCTTGATTTCCTGGTGCCGATGGCGCAGCTGCAGGATACGGAAGCCCTGCTGATCCGTCTGGGGTATGTGAAGGAAGAGACGTTCGAGAGCATACTCGGAGACTGGAAATGGCGTGAGCATCATACTACATTCAATCATCCGGTCAGTAAGATCAAGGCGGAGGTACACTGGAGATTAAGCCCGGGGCCGTCCAAAGAACCCGATTTCGATACCCTGTGGAAGCATGCGCGGACAAGCAGCCCATTCGGCCGCAATGTCCATTATCTGGGCCAGGAGGATCTGTTCCTGTTCCTGGCTGCCCATGGAGCCAGACATGGATGGTCCCGGCTGAGATGGCTGCTGGACATCAAAATGCTGCTGTTGCAGCAGCCGGACTCCGCTGTATTGACCCGGCTGCTGCGGCGCTACAATTACAGCGCTGTAGGCGGACAGGCACTTATTCTGGCAGCCGGTCTGCTGGAGGCAGAGATAGAGCCCGGACTGTCCGCTCTGACGGACCAACCCAAAGCCCGCAGTTTAGCGCAGCGCGCCTTGTTCTATGTGGCACGGATGGTCAATCTGCACAACCCTCCGCTGGAGCCGGAGGTCGAGCGTCATTATAAATATTATCAGCCGGCGATTCTATCCCGCTGGCATCAGGTGCTCTATGTAACCGGCTTTATGTACCCTTACGCAGCGGATGCGAAGACACTGCCGCTGCCGGAGGTGCTGCATTTCTTGTATTTCCCCCTGCGTCCTTTCCTGTGGAGCTGGCGGAAGATGACGGGTGCAGAGAAACGGATATAA
- a CDS encoding DUF554 domain-containing protein codes for MVLLGALVNGVAIIIGTMLGKLLERIPESMKNTVMNGIGLAIVVLGVQMGLKSGNFLIVILSLVIGAVAGEWINIEDKFTRAGNWLERRVGAGGQGSISLGFVTASLVFVVGAMAILGALDSGIKGDHQILYTKAIMDGFISIILTSTLGVGVLFSAIPVVLYEGIIALLATQITRFVPDALLNDIIAEMTAAGGIMIMAIGLNLLGITKIKVANLLPGILVAVLLVVLVQGFQLN; via the coding sequence ATGGTGCTGTTGGGAGCTTTGGTGAATGGAGTAGCTATTATTATCGGAACAATGCTGGGGAAGCTGCTGGAACGCATACCGGAGAGCATGAAGAATACGGTGATGAACGGGATTGGACTGGCGATTGTCGTGCTTGGGGTGCAGATGGGCCTCAAAAGCGGGAATTTCCTGATTGTCATTCTAAGCCTAGTGATTGGAGCGGTAGCTGGTGAATGGATCAACATTGAGGACAAGTTCACCCGTGCAGGGAATTGGCTGGAGCGCAGAGTGGGGGCAGGCGGACAGGGCAGCATCTCGCTGGGATTCGTTACGGCAAGCTTGGTGTTTGTTGTCGGTGCAATGGCTATTCTCGGAGCGCTGGACAGCGGCATCAAAGGTGATCATCAGATTCTGTATACCAAAGCGATTATGGACGGATTCATTTCGATTATTCTGACCTCGACGTTGGGGGTAGGGGTTCTGTTCTCGGCCATCCCTGTTGTTCTATATGAAGGAATTATTGCTCTACTCGCTACACAGATCACCCGGTTTGTGCCTGATGCGCTGTTAAATGACATCATTGCAGAGATGACCGCTGCGGGCGGCATTATGATTATGGCAATCGGCCTGAATCTGCTGGGAATTACCAAGATCAAGGTAGCCAATCTTCTGCCCGGCATTCTTGTGGCTGTGCTGCTAGTCGTGCTGGTGCAGGGATTTCAACTGAATTGA
- a CDS encoding NADP-dependent oxidoreductase: protein MKAIAILEFGPAGNLIELDIPVPIPGEQEILIEMYATSVNPADMKVREGLLYAGSGHTASFPLIPGIDVAGVVVSTGSGVSRFKPGDAVFGLMQVMEGGAYAEYTLAHGQELAPIPPGLSFEAAGVLPAAGLAAWQALASAKVSSRDRVLIHDGAGGIGSLAIQLAKLRGATVITTVSGDELDLVWGIGADQVIDCQEQDFAAILGQSIDVVIDTAGGLILNRSFAVLAGGGRLISTAERPDPVQAAAGDITAAYLTPAADPFQLAELARLTAERRLKLLIGQSFPLTAEGLRSAHLLSEGRLVQGKIAITIK, encoded by the coding sequence ATGAAAGCCATCGCCATTCTTGAGTTCGGCCCCGCTGGAAACTTAATAGAGCTTGATATCCCTGTTCCCATTCCGGGTGAACAAGAAATTCTGATTGAAATGTATGCGACTTCTGTTAATCCGGCGGACATGAAGGTCAGGGAAGGCTTATTGTACGCTGGTAGCGGTCATACTGCATCCTTTCCGCTAATCCCCGGAATAGACGTTGCCGGAGTGGTAGTGAGTACAGGCAGTGGAGTAAGCCGGTTCAAACCGGGTGATGCGGTGTTTGGGCTGATGCAGGTTATGGAAGGCGGTGCCTACGCGGAATATACACTGGCACACGGTCAGGAGCTGGCGCCGATTCCCCCGGGCTTATCCTTTGAAGCAGCTGGGGTTCTGCCGGCTGCCGGACTTGCCGCCTGGCAGGCACTGGCCAGTGCCAAGGTCTCCAGCCGGGACCGCGTGCTGATTCATGACGGTGCGGGAGGTATAGGCAGCTTGGCTATACAGCTTGCCAAGCTCCGGGGAGCTACCGTGATTACGACGGTAAGCGGCGATGAGCTTGATCTGGTCTGGGGCATCGGGGCCGACCAGGTGATAGACTGCCAAGAGCAGGATTTCGCCGCCATTCTCGGCCAGAGCATAGATGTTGTAATCGACACCGCCGGAGGTCTCATCCTGAACCGGAGCTTCGCAGTTCTTGCAGGCGGCGGGAGGCTGATCTCCACTGCGGAGCGGCCTGACCCGGTACAAGCGGCGGCCGGGGACATCACTGCAGCGTACCTCACTCCCGCCGCCGACCCTTTTCAGTTAGCCGAGCTGGCCCGGCTGACGGCCGAGCGCCGGCTGAAGCTGCTAATCGGCCAGTCCTTCCCGCTCACTGCAGAAGGACTGCGCAGCGCACATCTGCTCAGTGAAGGCCGGCTGGTTCAGGGCAAAATAGCCATCACTATCAAATAA
- a CDS encoding MFS transporter, translated as MNTDWKKNIAFFLTSQTVSLFGSSLVQYAILWYITLNTQSGVMMTLAIICGFVPMFLLSPFAGVWADRYSRKWLIVLSDSIIAASTLVLAILFLLGYDQMWLLFVVSALRALGGGVQTPAVAAMLPQLVPEDKLTRISGINGSIQAMVMLLSPMLSGALLSMASIEIIFFIDVITAAVAVMTMFFFVQVPLHAKAAAEQTLSYLSDLRQGFSYIRQHAYIRSFFIFCAFFFVLAAPVSFLTPLQVTRTFGGDIWRLTAIEITFSIGMMLGGLLMAVWPGFRNRVHTMTLSALAVGLCTFALGVIPVFWIYLAVMGLVGLALPFFNTPSTVLLQEKVEPDYLGRVFGVLGMISSSMMPLGMLVFGPLADLIQIEWLLIITGMLLFIQGFFLLGNKVLIEAGKPAAVPGVEAGNAGGNE; from the coding sequence ATGAACACTGACTGGAAGAAAAATATTGCCTTTTTCCTTACCAGCCAGACCGTCTCGCTATTCGGGTCTTCACTGGTCCAGTATGCGATTCTCTGGTATATTACCCTGAACACACAGTCCGGAGTCATGATGACGTTAGCGATTATCTGCGGATTTGTGCCGATGTTTCTGCTGTCGCCCTTTGCAGGCGTCTGGGCAGACCGTTACAGCCGCAAATGGCTGATTGTCCTCTCGGATTCCATTATTGCAGCTTCGACGCTGGTTCTGGCGATATTGTTTCTGCTGGGATACGACCAGATGTGGTTGCTTTTTGTGGTGTCTGCCCTGCGGGCGCTTGGAGGCGGAGTGCAGACACCGGCTGTAGCGGCCATGCTGCCGCAGCTGGTGCCGGAAGACAAACTGACCCGGATCAGCGGAATCAACGGCAGCATTCAGGCGATGGTAATGCTGCTGTCCCCGATGCTGAGCGGAGCCCTGCTGAGCATGGCAAGTATTGAAATTATATTTTTCATCGATGTGATTACTGCTGCAGTGGCGGTTATGACGATGTTCTTCTTCGTGCAGGTGCCGCTTCATGCCAAAGCTGCTGCAGAGCAGACACTCAGCTATTTGAGTGATCTGCGCCAGGGCTTCAGCTATATCCGGCAGCATGCTTATATTAGAAGCTTTTTTATTTTCTGTGCTTTTTTCTTTGTGCTGGCGGCCCCGGTGTCGTTTCTGACTCCGCTGCAGGTTACGCGAACCTTTGGCGGGGATATCTGGCGGCTGACCGCCATTGAGATTACGTTCTCGATCGGGATGATGCTTGGCGGGCTGCTGATGGCCGTCTGGCCGGGGTTCCGGAACCGGGTTCATACGATGACCCTATCGGCCCTTGCCGTCGGGTTATGTACGTTTGCGCTGGGTGTAATTCCGGTCTTCTGGATTTATCTTGCCGTAATGGGGCTGGTGGGACTGGCGCTGCCGTTCTTCAATACCCCCTCCACAGTTCTGCTGCAGGAGAAGGTGGAGCCGGATTACCTGGGCCGGGTCTTCGGGGTGCTGGGTATGATTTCGAGTTCTATGATGCCGCTGGGCATGCTGGTCTTCGGGCCGTTGGCCGATCTCATACAGATTGAATGGCTGCTGATCATTACGGGAATGCTGCTGTTTATCCAAGGCTTTTTCCTGCTGGGTAATAAGGTGCTTATCGAGGCAGGCAAGCCTGCTGCTGTTCCTGGTGTTGAGGCGGGGAATGCCGGAGGAAATGAGTAA
- a CDS encoding HEAT repeat domain-containing protein codes for MNNEEVIQELPENYEELKKAAGRSADWRARLEAVEELGRYNHKQIIDILNRLMISDPVYTVQEAAYNKLRAFGEEVKVPSKNKAELFRGVSKIILRIKKSLPKDHSYEEFKEKLKKMRIDVYDAYEGEKGENFDEWLEKMWVSATK; via the coding sequence TTGAATAATGAAGAAGTAATCCAAGAGCTGCCAGAGAATTATGAGGAACTGAAGAAAGCCGCCGGCCGCTCCGCAGATTGGAGAGCGCGTCTTGAAGCAGTGGAAGAGCTGGGCCGCTACAACCACAAACAAATTATTGATATCCTTAATCGTCTGATGATCAGCGATCCTGTATATACCGTTCAAGAAGCCGCGTACAACAAGCTGAGAGCCTTCGGCGAAGAGGTCAAGGTTCCGTCGAAGAACAAGGCCGAACTGTTCAGAGGGGTATCGAAGATTATTCTGCGGATTAAGAAGAGTCTTCCGAAAGACCATTCTTACGAAGAGTTCAAAGAGAAGCTCAAGAAGATGCGGATTGACGTCTACGATGCCTACGAAGGCGAGAAGGGCGAGAATTTCGATGAATGGCTGGAGAAAATGTGGGTTTCGGCTACCAAATAG
- a CDS encoding CPBP family intramembrane glutamic endopeptidase translates to MQFLFRNRNGQLRAGWEILCVGGAIALLTVIVSFGLSLRVGSTGLFDPDGWVRVFKSTAIYSFIAVCYTVRIIHKRPLSSIGLSRPDGKRFAAGFAGGALLLSSILLVLWGLGNALVQGEWSQPRFGQLDAADIVITALLAGICEEVIFRGYLQQLLSSRLGIPAAVGLTSILFSLAHMANPGYSWISGLNIVIIALIFSWVTLRTGNLYAAMALHISWNLFQGYIYGVAVSGNTPKGIYSISLQGNDLLTGGKFGLEGSLVTTLILVILYTALLLLSSGKCGTRIQRREGSIRIR, encoded by the coding sequence ATGCAATTTCTATTCAGGAACCGGAACGGGCAGCTCAGAGCAGGCTGGGAGATTTTATGTGTCGGCGGGGCTATTGCGCTTCTAACGGTAATTGTCTCCTTTGGTCTATCGCTGCGCGTGGGTTCCACAGGACTATTCGATCCGGACGGCTGGGTGCGTGTCTTCAAATCTACAGCCATCTATTCGTTTATTGCCGTGTGTTATACGGTACGAATAATACATAAGCGTCCGCTGTCCAGCATTGGACTGTCCAGGCCTGACGGCAAGAGATTCGCTGCCGGCTTCGCAGGCGGAGCACTGCTGCTATCCTCCATTCTGCTGGTGCTATGGGGTCTGGGGAATGCTTTGGTTCAGGGAGAGTGGTCACAGCCCCGGTTCGGACAGCTCGATGCGGCGGATATTGTGATTACGGCACTGCTGGCCGGAATCTGCGAAGAGGTGATATTCAGAGGATACCTTCAGCAGCTGCTGTCCTCAAGGCTCGGTATTCCGGCCGCAGTGGGCCTGACCTCCATCTTATTCTCGCTTGCCCATATGGCGAATCCCGGATATAGCTGGATCAGTGGACTGAATATCGTGATTATCGCTTTAATCTTCTCTTGGGTTACTCTCCGGACAGGCAATTTGTATGCTGCGATGGCGCTGCATATTTCCTGGAATCTGTTCCAGGGCTACATATATGGCGTTGCGGTGAGCGGGAATACGCCCAAAGGGATCTATTCGATATCCTTACAAGGAAATGATCTGCTGACCGGGGGCAAGTTCGGCCTGGAAGGGAGTCTGGTCACCACACTTATTCTTGTCATTCTGTATACAGCGTTGCTGCTTCTGTCCAGCGGCAAATGCGGTACAAGGATACAGAGACGGGAAGGTTCGATTCGTATTCGATAG